A DNA window from Castanea sativa cultivar Marrone di Chiusa Pesio chromosome 7, ASM4071231v1 contains the following coding sequences:
- the LOC142643244 gene encoding uncharacterized protein LOC142643244 — protein sequence MAMRKFYSEIKGLKVKEVPEHVKPMLSTNYLKNAFQRWLDNYHAKYIQTSSVEPLLHVCYGGMIFSYLVALPEERRHLKHQEHAKEHGGH from the coding sequence ATGGCAATGAGGAAATTCTACAGCGAGATCAAGGGCCTGAAGGTGAAGGAGGTGCCTGAACATGTGAAGCCGATGCTTTCCACCAACTATTTGAAGAATGCATTTCAGAGATGGCTGGACAACTACCATGCCAAGTACATTCAAACCAGCTCCGTTGAGCCGCTCCTCCATGTCTGCTATGGTGGAATGATCTTTTCCTACCTGGTTGCACTCCCTGAGGAACGCCGCCACCTTAAGCACCAGGAGCATGCCAAGGAGCATGGAGGGCACTGA